In Hermetia illucens chromosome 5, iHerIll2.2.curated.20191125, whole genome shotgun sequence, a single window of DNA contains:
- the LOC119657046 gene encoding uncharacterized PE-PGRS family protein PE_PGRS54-like: MKIIIYLGTIWITATFAIPTFFPYPVLHEFNPHPLHHHVKHVRIGIGHGGKIRPGGFGNVGIPFDDETSKLIGVDLSDVGHVIGAGGLGIGGTFDLAGEVHGAGGVSSSTGVGDTSSISGGGALSTANSQGGGGGISASGSFGGLDGFIGSGGVNGVSGVSSNSQGGGGGISGISASGTFGGVSGLGGSSGVNGASSYSQGGGGGVSGISGSGAFGGVSGLGGSGGVNGASSNSQGGGGGASGISASGAFGGVSGFGGTGGVNGASSYQQGGGGGLSGASGAFGGSGGINSASEASSNSQGGGVSGLSESGGGNGVDETSGAGALGGSSEIGGDAVSGQGDVANGVSGVFGVSGVFGGSGADGIGSSDAQDGDLGKSSGGSTTSQINEVDTTSGLGDSGTNEVSRENGINSSDAQGEEVGIGGGSTTDEVTEQVGTSVDTTSAFDGEALLNGDTEVNESNGTNGDGVSGRAGASAVVSGANASSKGKRPNETTRTIGLPLLGSSSLFDEAVGSGGSAAFGGKNTFGGIEGGIGRQGGANVQRGGGTLGGIRAFGSTESGAGSYRGAAQFSGPEVTGGSRAVSKQDGADGLGGTGVLGGTSALSVTGSFGGAVGFGGPRVTGGPGGAGAFGGIGGLGRASALSGSGGVGGAVAFGGPGVTGGSGEASTQRGGGALGGIGGVGGATALSVSGSYDGAVGFGGSRVTGGRGGARIQGATDALGGIGDLGRASAFSGAGGADGAVGFGGSGATGGLGGGSIQGGVAPLGGMGDVGGASVLSGSGGYGGVVAVGGPEITGGSGGASIQRGGGALGGTGDLGRASALSGAGGVGGAVGFGGTGATGGTRGGSIQGGASSLGGIGDLGGVRGLSGYGGAVPFGGPEATGGLGEVSIQAGGSALAGTDVLGGASALNGIGGVDGIVGFSGPGATTGPGGADIKGGAGALGGVGGLSRPSAVSGAFGVGGAVGFGGPAVFGGPEGVRIQGGGDRLGGIDEFSRKSVLSGASGVGGALSIGGPGIPVGPGGASIQGGAGALGGIGVLGKPDALSEAGGAAAHGWKGGYAGSEGGASSGIQGTSGVGNPTGFSGIGDIYFSNLDICKIGRHDLHHSDHHREKFERLSAHGYHPHHHHW; the protein is encoded by the exons ATGAAG ATCATTATCTACCTCGGGACAATTTGGATTACTGCAACTTTTGCAATTCCTACTTTTTTTCCATATCCTGTGTTGCATGAATTTAATCCGCACCCTCTGCACCACCATGTCAAGCACGTTAGGATAGGAATAGGCCATGGTGGAAAAATTCGACCTGGCGGATTTGGTAATGTTGGAATACCTTTTGATGATGAGACAAGCAAATTAATTGGAGTTGATTTATCAGATGTGGGCCATGTTATTGGAGCAGGAGGATTGGGTATAGGAGGCACCTTTGATCTGGCAGGTGAAGTACATGGGGCAGGCGGAGTAAGCAGCTCAACGGGGGTAGGTGATACAAGCTCAATAAGTGGAGGCGGTGCACTCAGTACAGCAAATTCACAAGGTGGAGGAGGTGGAATAAGTGCATCAGGATCGTTTGGTGGACTAGATGGATTTATTGGATCAGGAGGAGTAAACGGTGTGAGCGGGGTAAGCAGCAACTCCCAAGGTGGAGGGGGAGGCATAAGTGGAATAAGTGCATCGGGAACATTTGGTGGAGTAAGTGGACTTGGTGGATCGAGTGGAGTAAATGGTGCAAGCAGCTATTCCCAAGGTGGAGGAGGAGGCGTAAGTGGAATAAGTGGATCGGGAGCATTTGGTGGAGTAAGTGGACTTGGTGGATCAGGTGGAGTAAATGGTGCAAGCAGCAACTCCCAAGGTGGAGGGGGAGGCGCTAGTGGAATAAGTGCATCGGGAGCATTTGGTGGAGTAAGTGGATTTGGAGGAACAGGTGGAGTAAATGGTGCAAGCAGCTACCAACAAGGTGGAGGGGGAGGCCTAAGTGGTGCATCGGGTGCATTTGGTGGATCAGGTGGTATAAACAGCGCAAGTGAGGCAAGTAGCAACTCACAAGGCGGAGGAGTAAGTGGACTTAGTGAATCAGGTGGAGGAAATGGTGTAGACGAGACAAGTGGAGCAGGTGCATTAGGTGGATCGAGCGAAATAGGTGGAGATGCTGTATCGGGACAAGGAGATGTAGCCAATGGGGTAAGTGGAGTATTCGGAGTAAGCGGAGTATTTGGAGGAAGCGGGGCAGATGGAATAGGTTCATCAGATGCGCAGGATGGAGATCTTGGAAAATCAAGTGGAGGAAGCACAACCAGTCAAATAAACGAAGTAGATACGACAAGTGGACTTGGCGATAGTGGGACTAATGAAGTAAGCAGGGAGAATGGAATAAATTCATCAGATGCACAAGGGGAAGAAGTTGGAATAGGTGGAGGAAGTACAACTGATGAAGTAACTGAACAGGTCGGGACAAGTGTAGACACAACAAGTGCATTTGATGGAGAAGCTTTATTAAATGGAGACACTGAGGTAAATGAATCAAATGGTACAAATGGAGATGGTGTTTCAGGACGCGCTGGTGCATCAGCTGTAGTGAGTGGAGCTAATGCATCAAGCAAGGGGAAGAGGCCTAATGAAACAACCAGAACGATTGGGTTACCCTTATTAGGTTCATCAAGTCTCTTTGATGAAGCAGTTGGATCGGGTGGATCTGCTGCgtttggtggaaaaaatacaTTCGGTGGAATTGAAGGAGGAATAGGGAGACAAGGAGGAGCTAATGTACAACGTGGTGGAGGCACATTAGGTGGAATAAGAGCCTTTGGTAGCACAGAGAGTGGAGCAGGTAGTTACCGTGGAGCTGCTCAATTTAGTGGACCAGAAGTAACGGGAGGATCTAGAGCAGTTAGTAAACAAGATGGAGCGGACGGATTAGGTGGAACTGGGGTTTTAGGTGGAACTAGTGCACTGAGTGTGACAGGCAGTTTCGGTGGCGCTGTTGGATTTGGTGGACCACGAGTAACCGGAGGACCTGGAGGAGCGGGCGCATTTGGTGGAATCGGTGGCCTTGGTAGAGCAAGTGCACTGAGCGGGTCAGGTGGTGTCGGTGGGGCTGTTGCATTCGGTGGGCCAGGAGTAACAGGAGGATCTGGAGAAGCTAGTACACAGCGTGGTGGCGGCGCATTAGGTGGAATCGGTGGCGTTGGTGGAGCAACTGCATTGAGCGTGTCAGGGAGCTACGATGGCGCTGTTGGATTTGGTGGGTCACGAGTaaccggaggacgtggaggagctcGTATACAAGGTGCTACGGACGCGTTAGGTGGAATAGGTGACCTTGGTAGAGCAAGCGCATTCAGTGGGGCCGGTGGTGCCGATGGAGCTGTTGGATTTGGTGGATCAGGAGCAACGGGTGGACTTGGAGGAGGCAGTATACAAGGTGGTGTGGCTCCACTAGGTGGAATGGGTGACGTTGGTGGAGCAAGTGTACTGAGCGGATCGGGTGGTTATGGTGGAGTTGTTGCAGTTGGTGGGCCAGAAATAACGGGAGGATCTGGAGGAGCTAGTATACAACGCGGTGGCGGCGCATTAGGTGGAACCGGTGACCTTGGTAGAGCAAGTGCACTTAGTGGGGCAGGTGGTGTCGGTGGTGCTGTTGGATTTGGTGGAACAGGAGCAACGGGAGGAACTAGAGGAGGTAGTATACAAGGTGGTGCGAGTTCACTAGGTGGAATCGGTGACCTTGGCGGAGTAAGAGGATTAAGTGGTTACGGTGGAGCTGTTCCATTTGGCGGGCCAGAAGCAACGGGTGGCCTTGGGGAAGTTAGTATACAAGC TGGTGGCAGTGCATTAGCTGGAACCGATGTCCTTGGTGGAGCAAGTGCACTGAATGGGATAGGTGGTGTCGATGGAATTGTTGGATTTAGTGGGCCAGGAGCAACAACAGGACCTGGAGGAGCTGATATAAAAGGTGGTGCGGGTGCACTAGGTGGAGTCGGTGGACTTAGTAGACCGAGTGCAGTAAGTGGGGCATTCGGTGTTGGTGGAGCTGTGGGATTTGGTGGGCCAGCAGTATTCGGTGGACCTGAAGGAGTTAGGATACAAGGTGGTGGGGACAGATTAGGCGGAATCGATGAGTTTAGTAGAAAAAGTGTGCTAAGCGGAGCAAGTGGTGTCGGTGGAGCTCTTTCAATTGGTGGGCCTGGAATACCGGTGGGACCAGGAGGAGCTAGTATACAAGGTGGTGCGGGCGCATTGGGTGGAATCGGTGTTCTTGGTAAGCCAGATGCACTGAGTGAGGCAGGTGGAGCGGCGGCCCATGGTTGGAAAGGCGGCTATGC